A genomic region of Verrucomicrobiia bacterium contains the following coding sequences:
- a CDS encoding adenine phosphoribosyltransferase, whose translation MSQATPTPADIERAIRNVPDFPKPGIQFKDITPVLADARLFRGAIAELIKPFEPGSVDAVVGIDARGFIFASAAAVQLQAGFVPVRKKGKLPYTTLEQDYALEYGVSTVAMHTDALKPGARVILIDDLLATGGTAAAAAELVKKLGAHILEASFLIELSFLKGREKLPGVPVRSVVCY comes from the coding sequence ATGAGCCAAGCAACGCCGACGCCGGCTGACATCGAGCGCGCCATTCGCAACGTCCCGGATTTCCCCAAACCGGGCATCCAGTTCAAGGACATCACCCCGGTGCTCGCCGACGCGCGCTTGTTTCGCGGCGCCATCGCGGAACTGATCAAGCCGTTCGAACCCGGTTCAGTGGATGCCGTGGTGGGCATCGATGCGCGCGGCTTCATTTTTGCCTCCGCCGCCGCCGTGCAGTTGCAGGCCGGTTTCGTGCCGGTGCGCAAGAAGGGCAAGCTGCCCTACACGACCTTGGAACAGGATTACGCGCTGGAATACGGCGTCTCGACCGTGGCGATGCATACTGACGCCTTGAAGCCCGGCGCCCGCGTCATCCTCATTGATGATCTGCTGGCAACGGGCGGCACGGCCGCGGCCGCGGCGGAACTCGTCAAAAAACTGGGCGCGCACATTCTGGAGGCGTCCTTCCTGATTGAGCTCAGCTTCCTCAAAGGCCGGGAAAAACTGCCGGGCGTGCCCGTGCGCTCCGTCGTCTGTTACTGA
- a CDS encoding glycosyltransferase family 39 protein, whose translation MHALQAIDEALFRLINQRLANPLFDVLMPFLSGNKLFVPEVVLVAGLLLWRGRAKGRMYLLVLVILMSMGDGLVCNSLKHYFQRPRPFVTLADARRPGVAPKVIAGLKPATAPPGDVSQAPRPRGSPSFSMPSAHAFNWGAATLITLLFYRRSWRFMVPLALAVAYSRVYNGVHYPGDVLAGLILGGTYGFAGVITLSALWNSAGRKLFPQWWQRLPDIVHPVVRPPVAGDAAAQDRQWIRLGWLVLLGLFIGRLFYLASGTIQLSEDEAYQWLWSKHMALSYYSKPLGIAVAQWVGTHLWGDTELGVRFVSPLFAAILGVVMLHFLARHANGRTAFWFVLICTATPLLAAGAILLTIDPLVVFFWTLAMLAAWRAIERDSTGWWVWCGCGMGAAFLCKYISPFQWASFALFFMLCPSARAQLRRPGPWLALGINLLATLPVVIWNQQNGWITLTHLKERGALEQAWHPTLRFFFEFVGGQLGLLNLAFAIAILWATVGFFRRDFKQRAGGSGSIRLELFLLCQGLVVFVFYTLYTFHSRVQLNWAAAGVMPLFLFATLWWHRRWQNGSRVPVWFLSLGLGLGLPAIVFVHNTDLVQKVFGKPFPGRIDPLHRLRGYDEMARIVGEQRQRLLAEGKPVFIIADHYSRTGELSFYLPEARPLVGGDSLIKMHKGEHPHDQVWFWPGYGMDGLTGQNALFVSENDDPRPPPDWLVAAFGSVTDLGLFDINYKGRNYDRIQLFACRDKR comes from the coding sequence ATGCATGCGTTGCAGGCCATCGACGAAGCGCTGTTCCGGCTGATCAATCAACGGCTGGCCAATCCGCTCTTCGACGTGCTGATGCCGTTCCTGAGCGGCAACAAACTGTTCGTTCCCGAAGTGGTGCTGGTCGCCGGCCTGCTGCTCTGGCGCGGCCGGGCCAAAGGGCGGATGTATCTGCTCGTGCTGGTCATTCTGATGTCGATGGGCGACGGGCTGGTCTGCAATTCACTCAAGCATTATTTCCAACGGCCCCGACCATTCGTCACGCTGGCGGACGCCCGGCGTCCCGGCGTGGCGCCAAAGGTAATCGCGGGGTTGAAACCCGCCACCGCCCCGCCGGGCGATGTCAGCCAAGCGCCGCGCCCGCGCGGTTCGCCCAGCTTCAGCATGCCCTCGGCGCACGCGTTCAACTGGGGTGCCGCCACGCTCATCACCCTGCTCTTCTACCGCCGCAGCTGGCGTTTCATGGTGCCGCTGGCGCTGGCCGTGGCGTATTCGCGGGTTTACAACGGTGTGCATTATCCCGGCGACGTGCTGGCCGGCTTGATTCTGGGCGGCACCTACGGCTTTGCCGGCGTCATCACCCTCAGCGCGCTCTGGAACAGCGCCGGCCGCAAATTGTTTCCGCAATGGTGGCAGCGCCTGCCCGACATCGTGCATCCGGTGGTTCGTCCGCCGGTTGCCGGGGACGCCGCCGCGCAGGATCGTCAATGGATCCGCCTGGGCTGGCTGGTGCTTCTGGGACTCTTCATTGGCCGCCTGTTTTATCTCGCCAGCGGCACCATCCAGCTCAGCGAGGACGAAGCCTACCAGTGGCTTTGGTCCAAGCACATGGCGCTGTCCTACTACAGCAAACCGTTGGGCATAGCCGTGGCCCAGTGGGTGGGAACGCATCTTTGGGGCGACACCGAACTCGGCGTGCGGTTTGTATCGCCGCTGTTCGCCGCGATTCTGGGCGTGGTGATGCTGCATTTCCTCGCGCGTCACGCGAACGGACGCACGGCCTTTTGGTTTGTGCTGATTTGCACCGCCACACCGTTGCTGGCGGCGGGGGCCATCCTGTTGACCATTGACCCGCTGGTCGTCTTTTTCTGGACGCTGGCGATGCTGGCCGCGTGGCGGGCCATCGAACGGGATTCCACCGGTTGGTGGGTGTGGTGCGGCTGCGGCATGGGCGCGGCGTTCCTGTGCAAATACATCTCGCCGTTTCAGTGGGCTTCGTTCGCGCTGTTCTTCATGCTGTGCCCGTCGGCCCGCGCGCAATTGCGTCGTCCCGGGCCCTGGCTGGCACTCGGCATCAACCTCCTCGCCACCCTGCCCGTCGTCATCTGGAACCAGCAGAACGGCTGGATCACCCTGACGCACCTCAAGGAACGCGGCGCCCTGGAACAAGCGTGGCACCCCACCCTGCGGTTTTTCTTTGAATTCGTTGGCGGCCAGTTGGGCCTGCTGAATCTCGCCTTTGCCATCGCCATCCTCTGGGCCACCGTGGGATTTTTCCGGCGGGATTTCAAACAGCGCGCCGGCGGCTCCGGCTCAATCCGGCTCGAACTCTTTTTGCTGTGCCAGGGCCTGGTCGTGTTTGTGTTCTACACGCTTTACACCTTCCACTCGCGGGTCCAATTGAACTGGGCCGCGGCCGGCGTGATGCCGCTGTTTTTGTTCGCCACGTTGTGGTGGCACCGGCGCTGGCAGAACGGCAGCCGCGTCCCCGTCTGGTTCCTTTCGCTCGGGCTGGGCCTGGGCCTGCCGGCAATCGTTTTCGTCCACAACACCGATCTGGTGCAAAAGGTCTTTGGCAAGCCATTCCCGGGGCGCATCGACCCGCTGCACCGTTTGCGCGGCTACGATGAGATGGCTCGCATCGTGGGCGAACAACGCCAACGCCTGCTGGCCGAGGGCAAGCCCGTGTTCATCATCGCGGATCATTACAGCCGCACGGGCGAGCTGAGTTTTTACCTGCCCGAAGCCCGGCCGCTCGTCGGCGGCGATTCGCTCATCAAGATGCACAAGGGCGAGCACCCGCACGATCAAGTCTGGTTCTGGCCCGGCTATGGGATGGACGGCCTGACCGGCCAGAACGCCCTCTTCGTCTCGGAGAACGACGATCCACGGCCGCCGCCGGACTGGCTCGTCGCAGCCTTCGGCAGCGTGACGGACTTGGGCCTGTTCGACATCAATTACAAAGGGCGGAATTATGATCGCATCCAGCTCTTTGCCTGCCGGGACAAGCGTTGA
- a CDS encoding DNA glycosylase, whose protein sequence is MIASSSLPAGTSVEIPGGMGARFSVRDYDLTATLTSGQAFRWQRRGDAWEGVVGGRWVRLRSDRNGLEAATVVPQTDWTWLTRYLRLDDDLPAILASFPQDEPLRAAVAYCPGLRLLRQEPWECLASFILSSTKQIVQIQQCAARLCERFGEPIPAPAEAGRQFAFPTAVRLAQATETELRECRIGFRAKYLRAAAGLVAAGALNLAALPAVPLAEAREQLMRCPGVGRKIADCVLLFACGFETAFPIDVWIERALQSLYFHRRRPTRKRLEHFAATYFGPYAGFAQQFLFHHLRTNRAPTFPQIAGSGRKSRFKPAAGAAPATGHASAAPARRSQTR, encoded by the coding sequence ATGATCGCATCCAGCTCTTTGCCTGCCGGGACAAGCGTTGAGATCCCCGGCGGCATGGGCGCGCGGTTTTCCGTGCGCGACTACGACCTCACGGCAACGCTCACCAGCGGACAGGCGTTTCGCTGGCAACGCCGCGGCGATGCCTGGGAAGGCGTGGTGGGCGGCCGCTGGGTCCGCCTGCGTTCCGACCGGAACGGGCTGGAGGCTGCCACCGTCGTCCCCCAAACCGACTGGACCTGGCTGACACGTTACCTGCGGCTGGACGATGACCTGCCCGCCATCCTGGCGAGCTTTCCGCAGGACGAACCGCTGCGCGCGGCCGTTGCCTACTGCCCCGGCCTGCGGCTGCTGCGGCAGGAACCCTGGGAATGCCTCGCCAGTTTCATCCTGAGTTCCACCAAGCAAATCGTGCAAATCCAGCAATGCGCCGCCCGGTTGTGCGAGCGGTTTGGAGAACCCATTCCGGCGCCGGCCGAGGCGGGACGCCAGTTCGCCTTTCCAACCGCCGTGCGGCTCGCGCAGGCCACGGAAACGGAGTTGCGCGAATGCCGGATCGGTTTTCGCGCCAAATACCTGCGGGCGGCAGCCGGCCTGGTGGCGGCGGGCGCGCTGAATCTTGCCGCGCTCCCGGCCGTGCCGCTGGCGGAAGCGCGGGAACAGTTGATGCGCTGCCCGGGCGTGGGCCGGAAGATTGCCGATTGCGTGCTGCTGTTTGCCTGCGGTTTTGAGACGGCGTTTCCCATCGATGTGTGGATCGAACGCGCGCTGCAATCACTGTATTTTCACCGGCGCCGTCCGACGCGAAAACGGCTGGAGCACTTTGCCGCCACCTATTTCGGTCCTTACGCCGGTTTCGCCCAGCAGTTTCTCTTTCACCACCTGCGCACCAATCGGGCACCAACCTTTCCGCAGATCGCCGGCTCCGGAAGAAAAAGCCGGTTCAAACCGGCGGCGGGCGCTGCGCCAGCCACCGGTCATGCCAGCGCCGCGCCAGCAAGGCGCAGCCAAACCCGATGA
- a CDS encoding phosphatase PAP2 family protein codes for MSDTEPSPATRHPEPHMNAQVATIEPARLEPAKSPRRWAGWLAGLAGAVALIAAATRVDAQVDGWITGVTRPGLDHLAEWLSESAKGQWALLAGLLALGVAWRWRPQWKRAVLIFLIGSTLAGLSSVVLRGAIGRARPSNTVEQGWFGPYHNGRWVCTKNAYNSFPSGHTATAAGCAFALLVIGNSLGWVLVPWMLAVAWSRIYFSAHHFSDTLASVIIGFGCALLARRWHDRWLAQRPPPV; via the coding sequence ATGTCCGACACCGAACCGTCACCCGCCACGCGGCACCCTGAACCGCACATGAATGCCCAGGTGGCGACCATCGAGCCGGCGCGGTTGGAACCGGCAAAATCCCCCCGACGGTGGGCAGGGTGGCTGGCTGGTTTGGCCGGTGCCGTGGCGTTGATTGCCGCGGCCACCCGCGTGGATGCTCAGGTGGATGGCTGGATCACCGGAGTGACCCGGCCGGGCCTGGACCACCTCGCTGAATGGCTCAGCGAAAGCGCCAAGGGCCAGTGGGCGCTGCTGGCGGGACTGCTGGCGCTGGGGGTTGCCTGGCGGTGGCGGCCGCAATGGAAACGGGCCGTTCTGATTTTTCTGATTGGTTCAACCTTGGCCGGTCTTTCGTCCGTGGTCCTGCGCGGAGCGATTGGCCGGGCGCGCCCGAGCAACACGGTGGAACAGGGATGGTTTGGCCCGTATCACAACGGCCGCTGGGTCTGCACGAAGAACGCCTACAACTCCTTCCCCTCGGGCCACACGGCCACCGCGGCGGGCTGTGCGTTTGCCTTGTTGGTGATCGGCAACTCGCTCGGCTGGGTTCTGGTGCCTTGGATGCTGGCGGTGGCGTGGTCGCGGATTTATTTCAGCGCGCACCACTTCTCCGACACACTTGCGTCGGTGATCATCGGGTTTGGCTGCGCCTTGCTGGCGCGGCGCTGGCATGACCGGTGGCTGGCGCAGCGCCCGCCGCCGGTTTGA
- a CDS encoding glycosyltransferase family 39 protein, which produces MSSTGKSPAAAEIWRDLAWLFLACFALHVAGTWSLPLCDRDEPRFAEASREMLQRGDAIVPWFNNQPRYDKPPLIYWCQIAAYAATGQNEFSARLPSVIASALTSLALYGFGRRLRGRTTGLWAAILFATCAQTIVHSKLAVADMLMILFFTTAAWSAWELSRPSPTAPDRRWWWALGGSLGLAFLAKGPVGLLPALFPFLAARVAGRPAPSRQIRPVRLAIVVLALIALWGIPALVLTHGDFWRVGMGKHVFQRSIGVLDGHGGSNLLKYLATVPLYFGTVFVSFFPWSIWLVWLVRRLWQRKRALEFDEAFLLTGTLLVFGIFSLVRTKLPHYTLPAFPLMGLLLVREWSRAGSSLRWPARAAAGMAALALTLSLVVFPRLAPLFPAKQIARECQPWLRPETALASADYTEPSLCWYFRRHIAGFHKTLTTEELPAFMAETGPRVCLLPTAKVPATFPAVPTAWHRVEVRGFNLANGKPVNLTALVKSD; this is translated from the coding sequence GTGAGTTCAACAGGCAAATCGCCGGCCGCCGCCGAAATCTGGCGCGATCTCGCATGGCTGTTTCTGGCCTGCTTCGCCCTGCATGTGGCAGGCACGTGGTCGCTGCCGCTGTGCGACCGCGATGAGCCGCGCTTTGCCGAAGCCTCGCGCGAAATGCTGCAACGCGGCGACGCCATCGTGCCGTGGTTCAACAACCAGCCGCGCTACGACAAGCCGCCGTTGATTTATTGGTGCCAAATCGCCGCCTACGCGGCAACGGGCCAGAATGAATTCAGCGCCCGCCTGCCATCGGTGATCGCGTCGGCCCTGACCTCGCTCGCGTTGTATGGCTTCGGCCGGCGTCTGCGTGGGCGAACCACCGGGCTTTGGGCGGCCATTCTGTTTGCCACCTGCGCGCAGACCATCGTGCATTCCAAACTCGCCGTGGCGGACATGCTGATGATTCTGTTCTTCACCACCGCGGCGTGGAGCGCCTGGGAACTCTCACGTCCGTCCCCGACCGCGCCGGACCGACGCTGGTGGTGGGCGCTCGGCGGGTCATTGGGACTGGCCTTTCTGGCCAAAGGCCCCGTGGGCCTGCTGCCCGCACTGTTCCCGTTCCTCGCCGCCCGGGTGGCCGGCCGGCCCGCTCCGTCCCGCCAAATCCGGCCGGTGCGACTGGCCATCGTCGTGCTGGCACTCATCGCCCTCTGGGGCATTCCGGCCCTGGTGCTGACGCACGGTGACTTCTGGCGCGTGGGCATGGGAAAGCACGTCTTCCAACGCTCCATCGGCGTGCTGGATGGCCATGGTGGTTCGAATCTCCTGAAGTATCTCGCCACTGTGCCGCTCTATTTTGGCACAGTGTTCGTGAGCTTTTTCCCCTGGTCCATCTGGCTCGTGTGGCTGGTGCGACGGCTTTGGCAGCGGAAACGCGCGCTGGAATTTGACGAGGCCTTCCTGCTGACCGGAACGTTGTTGGTGTTTGGCATCTTCAGCCTGGTGCGGACCAAACTGCCGCACTACACGCTGCCCGCCTTTCCCCTGATGGGCCTCTTGCTGGTGCGCGAATGGAGCCGCGCGGGCAGTTCACTGCGCTGGCCGGCGCGGGCGGCCGCCGGCATGGCCGCACTGGCACTGACACTTTCGTTGGTAGTCTTTCCGCGCCTCGCGCCGCTGTTCCCGGCGAAACAAATCGCCCGGGAATGTCAGCCCTGGCTGCGCCCCGAAACCGCGCTGGCTTCCGCCGATTACACTGAACCGAGCCTGTGCTGGTATTTTCGCCGGCACATCGCGGGCTTTCACAAAACGCTCACCACGGAAGAGCTCCCCGCCTTCATGGCTGAAACCGGCCCGCGCGTGTGCCTCCTGCCCACAGCCAAAGTGCCGGCCACCTTTCCGGCCGTGCCGACGGCATGGCATCGCGTTGAAGTGCGCGGTTTCAACCTGGCCAATGGCAAGCCGGTTAACCTGACGGCACTGGTAAAATCCGACTGA
- a CDS encoding 2-phosphosulfolactate phosphatase, giving the protein MKIEVTFTPAEFALLSQRDLSATACVVFDVLRATSTMITALARGAEFVQPVTSIAEALRCRAADPEVLLAGERNGLRITAAVSSGVDFDLGNSPREYTSAVVRGRRIVTTTTNGTRALVACHHARHVLAGGFLNLRHTAQQVLRFDCAGVILVCSGTGEAAAFEDTLGAGALCEQLVTLNPAIGLTDSAQEARAMFQTHAEDLEGAMHASTNAVRLLAIPDLRDDVAFCLTPDLFPITAAADAAGRVRRVST; this is encoded by the coding sequence ATGAAAATTGAGGTCACCTTCACCCCTGCAGAGTTTGCGTTGCTGTCGCAGCGCGATCTTTCGGCCACTGCGTGCGTGGTTTTTGACGTCCTCCGCGCCACGAGCACGATGATTACGGCCCTCGCGCGCGGCGCGGAATTTGTGCAACCCGTCACCAGCATCGCCGAGGCCCTGCGCTGTCGCGCGGCAGATCCGGAGGTTCTCCTCGCCGGCGAACGAAACGGGCTGCGCATCACCGCCGCGGTTTCCAGCGGCGTCGATTTTGACCTCGGCAATTCACCGCGCGAATACACGTCCGCCGTGGTCCGCGGCCGGCGCATCGTTACGACCACCACCAACGGCACCCGCGCCCTGGTCGCCTGCCACCACGCGCGCCACGTGCTCGCCGGCGGCTTCTTGAATCTCCGACACACCGCGCAACAGGTGCTGCGATTCGACTGTGCCGGGGTGATTCTCGTGTGCAGCGGCACCGGCGAAGCAGCGGCCTTTGAGGACACGCTGGGCGCCGGCGCGTTGTGTGAACAGCTTGTCACGTTGAACCCCGCCATCGGGCTCACGGATTCGGCGCAGGAAGCGCGCGCGATGTTCCAGACCCACGCGGAGGATCTGGAAGGCGCCATGCACGCCTCGACGAATGCCGTCCGGCTCTTGGCCATTCCGGATTTGCGCGATGACGTCGCCTTCTGCCTGACGCCGGACCTGTTTCCCATCACCGCGGCGGCCGATGCAGCCGGGCGTGTCCGGCGTGTGAGCACGTAA
- a CDS encoding DUF4202 domain-containing protein: MNDFSPPHPERFAAAIARFDAENARDPRKTTDAGAAQPLEVAYSRWLTGWVLRLRPDASEALRLAARSQHLCRWEIPRESYPATRAGYLQWRQKLKAFHADKAAEILRAVGYDQETVQRVHDLNLKRHFPEDAEARTLEDALCLLFLERQFAELAQKTTREKMIGALQKCWAKMTPAARSLAGTIMYGPLERQLLTDALASPDAAG; this comes from the coding sequence ATGAACGATTTCTCGCCACCCCATCCGGAACGCTTTGCCGCGGCCATCGCGCGGTTCGACGCGGAGAACGCCCGTGACCCGCGCAAGACTACTGACGCAGGCGCGGCGCAGCCGCTGGAGGTGGCTTATTCGCGCTGGCTGACCGGCTGGGTGCTGCGGCTGCGGCCCGACGCGTCCGAGGCGCTGCGGCTCGCCGCCCGCAGCCAGCATTTGTGTCGGTGGGAAATCCCGCGCGAATCCTATCCCGCCACCCGCGCCGGATATTTGCAATGGCGCCAGAAGCTCAAGGCGTTTCACGCGGACAAGGCGGCCGAAATCTTGCGCGCCGTCGGCTACGACCAGGAAACAGTCCAACGCGTCCACGACCTGAACCTGAAACGGCATTTTCCTGAAGACGCCGAAGCCCGGACGTTGGAGGACGCTCTCTGCCTCCTGTTTCTGGAGCGGCAATTTGCCGAGCTCGCCCAAAAGACCACGCGGGAAAAGATGATCGGCGCCCTGCAAAAATGCTGGGCGAAGATGACGCCCGCCGCCCGGTCGCTGGCCGGGACCATCATGTATGGCCCGCTTGAACGGCAATTGTTGACCGACGCATTGGCCAGCCCGGACGCCGCGGGCTGA
- the ilvE gene encoding branched-chain-amino-acid transaminase: MKIFIDGKYYGERDAKVSVFDHGLLYGDGIFEGIRIYHGRIFKLKEHIDRLFYSAKAILLNLPMTHEEIMRATVETCRKNKLRDGYIRLVVTRGVGNLGLNPNKCKKSSVIVIADKIQLYPPEYYEQGLTIVTVPTTRNLHSALNPAIKSLNYLNNILAKIEANNAGCEEAIMLNAEGFVAECTGDNVFIVKNGELFTPPLSAGALYGITRSTVIELAREAGLSVGEPTLTRYDLFNADECFLTGTGAEIVPVVKIDGRVIGSGKPGPVTRQLEKAYHALTKVSGEPIYG, encoded by the coding sequence ATGAAGATTTTTATTGACGGAAAATACTACGGCGAGCGCGATGCGAAGGTGTCCGTGTTCGATCATGGCCTGCTTTACGGCGACGGCATTTTCGAGGGCATCCGCATTTATCATGGCCGCATTTTCAAGCTCAAGGAGCACATCGACCGGCTATTTTACTCCGCCAAGGCCATTCTGCTCAACCTGCCGATGACGCATGAGGAAATCATGCGGGCCACCGTGGAAACCTGCCGCAAAAACAAGCTGCGCGACGGCTACATCCGCCTCGTCGTCACGCGCGGCGTGGGCAACCTCGGGTTGAATCCGAACAAGTGCAAAAAATCCTCCGTGATCGTCATCGCGGACAAAATCCAGCTTTACCCGCCGGAGTATTACGAACAGGGGCTCACAATTGTCACCGTGCCAACCACGCGCAACCTGCATAGCGCGTTGAATCCCGCGATCAAGTCGTTGAACTACCTCAACAACATTCTCGCCAAGATCGAGGCGAACAACGCCGGCTGCGAAGAGGCCATCATGCTCAACGCCGAGGGCTTTGTGGCCGAGTGCACGGGCGACAATGTGTTCATCGTAAAGAACGGCGAACTGTTCACCCCGCCGCTCTCGGCCGGCGCGCTTTACGGCATCACCCGCAGCACGGTGATTGAACTGGCCCGCGAGGCCGGCCTGTCTGTGGGTGAACCGACGTTGACGCGCTACGACCTGTTCAACGCCGACGAATGTTTCCTGACCGGCACCGGCGCCGAAATCGTGCCCGTGGTGAAGATCGATGGCCGCGTGATCGGCTCCGGCAAGCCCGGCCCCGTCACCCGCCAGCTCGAAAAGGCCTACCATGCCTTGACGAAGGTCAGTGGCGAGCCGATATACGGATAG
- a CDS encoding UvrB/UvrC motif-containing protein, translated as MLCCVCKEKEATVHLTQIAGDKMQKVDLCEECAKQKGVNDPTGFSLADLLLGLGASQELEHAVGGSDLKCPHCGFTQADFKKTGRLGCPDCYDVFGEGLESLLKSMHKGTRHAGKVPAAHRQVRDQQRQIQTLQAQLAKAIESEDFEKAAELRDELKRVQGKSGEPQRAKP; from the coding sequence ATGTTGTGCTGCGTTTGTAAGGAAAAGGAAGCCACGGTGCATCTGACCCAAATCGCCGGGGACAAGATGCAAAAGGTGGATCTCTGTGAGGAGTGCGCCAAACAAAAGGGCGTCAATGACCCGACGGGCTTTTCCCTGGCTGACCTGCTGCTCGGGCTCGGTGCTTCACAGGAACTCGAGCACGCCGTCGGTGGCAGCGACCTCAAATGCCCGCACTGCGGCTTTACGCAGGCGGATTTCAAGAAGACTGGCCGGCTGGGCTGTCCGGATTGCTACGATGTCTTCGGAGAGGGGCTCGAATCACTGCTCAAGTCCATGCACAAGGGCACGCGGCACGCGGGCAAGGTTCCCGCCGCCCATCGCCAGGTGCGGGACCAGCAACGCCAGATTCAAACCCTGCAGGCGCAACTGGCCAAGGCCATCGAAAGCGAGGATTTTGAAAAGGCCGCCGAACTGCGCGACGAACTCAAGCGCGTGCAGGGCAAGTCCGGTGAACCCCAGCGTGCGAAGCCATGA
- a CDS encoding protein arginine kinase has product MNIHEFLPPPAEIARRKGPHDRIVMSSRVRLARNISGAAFPGWAKKADRQQTLQAVQPAIQHLPQMADSFAAAMDDFSALDKQILVERHLISREHAARGAGSGLVLNRDETLCVMINEEDHLRMQSLRPGLQIKQAWQAIDAVDSELEKHLNIAFNDELGYLTACPTNLGTGIRVSAMLHLPGLVLDEQINPIIQSVNKLGLAVRGLYGEGTEALGNVFQVSNQMTLGETEAAIVERLEKVLAQIIEHEENARARLMEKKAKQKMLFNHIGRAYGILANAHLIASKETMNLLSLMRLGIDLGLFGETDRALVDELFILTQPGHLQKLHSEKLSTEERDYLRADMLRERLQHVKRPLVRS; this is encoded by the coding sequence ATGAACATTCATGAATTCCTGCCTCCGCCCGCGGAAATCGCCCGCCGCAAAGGACCGCATGACCGGATTGTGATGTCGAGCCGCGTGCGCCTGGCCCGCAACATTTCGGGCGCCGCGTTTCCCGGCTGGGCCAAGAAAGCCGACCGGCAACAAACCTTGCAGGCGGTGCAGCCCGCGATTCAGCATCTGCCCCAGATGGCCGATTCGTTCGCGGCGGCGATGGACGACTTTTCCGCGCTCGACAAGCAGATTCTCGTCGAGCGGCATCTCATCAGCCGCGAACACGCCGCCCGCGGCGCCGGCAGCGGTCTGGTTCTCAACCGCGATGAAACGCTGTGCGTGATGATCAACGAGGAGGATCATCTGCGCATGCAGTCGTTGCGGCCCGGCCTGCAAATCAAACAGGCCTGGCAGGCGATTGACGCCGTCGATTCCGAGCTGGAAAAGCACCTCAACATCGCCTTCAACGACGAACTCGGCTATTTGACGGCCTGCCCGACCAACCTCGGGACGGGCATCCGCGTGAGCGCCATGCTGCATCTGCCCGGCCTGGTCCTGGACGAGCAGATCAACCCCATCATCCAGTCCGTGAACAAGCTCGGACTCGCCGTGCGCGGCCTTTACGGCGAAGGCACCGAAGCGCTGGGCAATGTCTTTCAGGTGTCCAATCAAATGACACTGGGCGAAACAGAGGCCGCCATCGTCGAACGCCTGGAAAAGGTTCTGGCCCAAATCATCGAGCACGAAGAAAATGCCCGGGCCCGCCTGATGGAAAAAAAGGCGAAACAGAAGATGCTGTTCAACCACATCGGCCGCGCCTACGGCATTCTGGCCAACGCCCACCTCATCGCCTCGAAGGAAACGATGAACCTCCTCTCGCTCATGCGCCTGGGCATCGATCTGGGATTGTTTGGCGAAACCGACCGGGCGCTCGTTGACGAGCTGTTCATTCTGACCCAGCCCGGTCATTTGCAGAAGCTGCATTCCGAGAAACTCTCCACCGAGGAGCGCGACTACCTGCGTGCCGACATGCTGCGCGAACGGTTGCAGCACGTAAAACGGCCGCTGGTCCGCTCTTGA